A single genomic interval of Bos indicus isolate NIAB-ARS_2022 breed Sahiwal x Tharparkar chromosome 5, NIAB-ARS_B.indTharparkar_mat_pri_1.0, whole genome shotgun sequence harbors:
- the GABARAPL1 gene encoding gamma-aminobutyric acid receptor-associated protein-like 1: MKFQYKEDHPFEYRKKEGEKIRKKYPDRVPVIVEKAPKARVPDLDKRKYLVPSDLTVGQFYFLIRKRIHLRPEDALFFFVNNTIPPTSATMGQLYEDNHEEDYFLYVAYSDESVYGK; the protein is encoded by the exons ATGAAGTTCCAGTATAAGGAGGACCATCCCTTTGAGTATcggaaaaaggaaggagaaaagatccGAAAGAAATATCCGGACCGGGTCCCT GTGATCGTGGAGAAGGCTCCCAAGGCCAGGGTGCCTGACCTGGACAAGAGGAAGTACCTCGTGCCCTCTGACCTCACTG TTGGCCAGTTCTACTTCTTAATCCGGAAGAGAATCCACCTGAGACCTGAGGACGCCTTATTCTTCTTTGTCAACAACACCATACCTCCCACTAGTGCGACCATGGGCCAGCTGTATGAG GACAACCATGAGGAAGACTACTTTCTGTATGTGGCCTACAGTGACGAGAGTGTCTACGGGAAGTGA